From Periophthalmus magnuspinnatus isolate fPerMag1 chromosome 1, fPerMag1.2.pri, whole genome shotgun sequence:
TCTTGCgcatttatttacattgaaAACTGTCTAAATATGGTCCCACTCAACCTGAATTGAGCTTCCATTAGCTTCATTCACATATATGGCAACTGAGTTCCCTATACAGAGACGAGTGCTGATTGAACTAATACTGTAAGAAGTATGTTTGTCAATGTATTCACCACATTTCATTATTAAATATGCAGTCTATCTACATAGAGAATTGACTTCTCCTGTGAGGTTAAGTAAAAGGCTACACCTAATTCAATTAGTAGTAGGCATGGCCTTGGCTAATgtgacattgtacctttaatacaaATTACACTAATCAAGAAAAGTTTCTTGTTGCTCAGCAAGTGGTCATGTACAGTATACAAATGACTCTTGTGGTTATGGATAAtcattaaataagaaaaaacatataacaataatacaGTGACTTACACAGCGACCTATACAAGTCAATGCACTGTGGCTTACTATGTTTAGAATATGACAAATGCACTACTGTActagctttttttgtttttgtttattttgacccGTAAAATTCTGAGGATCTGTTCAACAGCTGGAGTGAGGCTTGAACACAGCTGTGTAGATGGATTTGTTTAGTCCGATTACAAACACACATGTTCCCTgttacacaacaacaacaaaaacactgaaaaaacacattacttTGACTATGAGACACCTACTGGAAGCATTGTGATTGTAGCCATGATTTGATTTATTCTGTacatttttatcaaattttatattgattttttttttaaatattatcaaagacattatttaaacatttcagtGCTCACTGCATAAACTGTATTGACTCAAGACTGAGATTAGGAGGAAAAGGATTAGATACACAGCTTATCTTTGAATACAGAGGGTCGTTACTACATTGAAGCTATAGAATTAGATAATCAGACTTGGCTTGCCTCTacaatgaagataaaaaaaaataagaccaTAAATCTAATATGTCCACAACACTTTGTGGAGAATAACACTGGCAAATGATTGCATTTGTTGTATCTGAACATGAGTGCAGAATTAATGCAGTTGGAACATTGACTCATCACATTACTGTTGTGGTTGGATACAATGTGAAAACAAAGCAATCTAatgaacagcattataaaaggCAATTAAAGAAAATAGAACATCTGTAGTTTCTCTCAGTCCTTGATTGTAGGAATCCAAGTCAAAATCTCACTTCTCTTTAAAAATGATGACTAACACAATGTACTAATGTTAAGTTTGTGGCCATGAGTCAGCTGAGTGTTTTCCTTTAAGACTGGACTTGGTCTAGGCTGACAGCTTGGGTTAGGTGATCCCTCCTGTCCTTGACTCTTCTCAGGTGATGGTCCTTTATCGGCATTAACTTACTTCTTAGCCTGAAGTGGCATGATGTCACTAACACATTGTAACGCATCCTGATTGGATTAGTCCCACACCAGGGTGGCATGCAGTCACATTCCCTCACAGCCAAGGCCATTAAATACCAAACAGAGGGCAATAGAGCAAGCATTAAAAAATGGATCAGACCAAATATTATTTagagtatacacacacagattttAAAAAGTCTCTTTGTActagttaaaaaaataacaacaacaacaacaacaactgctatGTCAGGTCACAAATCACAGATAACCAAATGAACTCTAGAAACAACCATGTATTGCTTTACAATATATAGATATTTAAATTCAGTAATTTAAAGCAAAAGAAATTTCAATTCTGTCAGCTCGACAAGTTTTACaatgaagatgttttgttgctcatccaagcagcttttGTAATCTAACGTTAAAAAGAGTTTTCATACAAACTACTTGATTAGTCCAGTTTCCTCTGGGGGAGCACAATGCGGTAAAGAGAAGTACCTTTAGCCTGGTAGAAGGTAACAGTCATTTTGTCCTGTGCCACCTCTGCATGAACAAACCCTCCCAGAGTGGAAGCCTGTCCTGTAAAGAACTTTACCGACCCTTTGGGGACATGGTTCCAGTGACGGACATCAGGGTCCAGAAAGTTCCCTGCTCCACTGACCACATATCCAACACCAGACTCCTCAATGTACTGTGAAGAGAAAAAGACTTCTAATACATCTGATATAGCATCAGAATAGTCTACATCTACAGGACTTGTGCACAAACCTGCAGGTTGTGGTCATGCCCACAGAGGTAAGCTGTAGCATTGTGTTTGATGAGCAGAGGATGCAGTTGCTGCAGCAGACACTGGGTGGGTCCATGTTCagacacagaccacacagggtAGTGTCCAGCCACCAGCAGAAAATCTGCTTTAGAACGGGCCATCCTGTCCTGTAGCCACACCAGCTGACGGTTTGCATCCACCTGCCTCAGAGGACCTTTGGGCTGTGCGTCCGAGTAGTCGTTTGAGTTTCCACACAGCATCACAGTGTCAAGCATGATGATGGTCAGGGTCTTATGAGTGTTGGGAATGCGGAAGTTCAGTTCATAATAATAAGCAGGAAACTTCCTACAAAGAAATATTAGTAACCCAAAGTGATACTATCTGTTCTAGATGTATTTGTAATTGAACACACCATCTGTTGGACCTCTGGCTGTATTCAATTTGTGCCTTCACATTTCCAACGTGGTCATGGTTTCCGGCAACGACGTACCAGGGTATCTTCAGGGACTTGGCTGTGTAAACAAGCTCAAATGTGGCCTGCATATAAACAACATTATTTACCTAACAAATGAtaggaagaatactttgaaaatgttacagaatactgaacgcctgcagtaaaatgtattttggaaTGCGTTTCAATACCTAATCCAATTAGAGTACTGTACTTCTGAATACATTTACATCGGGTTGCATTTATAGTCTCAAAATTCAACAGTactataagtttcagtttcttaGACGGCGGTTAAGCATTTCCTGTCATAAATAAGAGAACCTAAAATCTTGCATGTACTAATACAAACAGAACAggagtttgaagcctaaattgtgtgatcaagtaCAGTAAtaaatttgtttgattttaggaaagtaaatatattctgaataccaccaaatgaaaaagtagctTTTGGTAGGCTACATGTATTGAGTTAGTACC
This genomic window contains:
- the acp5a gene encoding tartrate-resistant acid phosphatase type 5a is translated as MALALVSIFISIPLASCFPTAFQELVETDKNRTSIKFLAIGDWGGVPYPPYITAVQKATAQEMSKIAEQVGADFVLALGDNFYYKGVNSVDSPRFKATFELVYTAKSLKIPWYVVAGNHDHVGNVKAQIEYSQRSNRWKFPAYYYELNFRIPNTHKTLTIIMLDTVMLCGNSNDYSDAQPKGPLRQVDANRQLVWLQDRMARSKADFLLVAGHYPVWSVSEHGPTQCLLQQLHPLLIKHNATAYLCGHDHNLQYIEESGVGYVVSGAGNFLDPDVRHWNHVPKGSVKFFTGQASTLGGFVHAEVAQDKMTVTFYQAKGTSLYRIVLPQRKLD